One genomic region from Marinobacter szutsaonensis encodes:
- a CDS encoding TrpB-like pyridoxal phosphate-dependent enzyme: MQTKFLLDESQMPKYWYNLQADFPEPLPAVLHPATKQPVGPADLEPLFPMELIQQEVSTEREIEIPEPVRDVYRLWRPAPLYRAHRLEKALGTPAKIFYKYEGVSPAGSHKPNTAIPQAFYNQQAGIRTLTTETGAGQWGTSLSFAGSLFDIDVTVFQVRVSYNQKPYRRAVMETYGAKCVPSPSELTEFGRKVLAEKPDHTGSLGIAISEAVELAVQDPNTKYALGSVLNHVLLHQSVIGLEAMQQMEMADCWPDVIVGCTGGGSNFAGIAFPFMGHALRGGEKSRIVAVEPSACPTLTRGKYAYDYGDTAHMTPLTKMHTLGSDFTPPGFHAGGLRYHGMAPMVSHAKELGLFDAVSYTQRECFEAGVLFARNEGIVPAPEANHAVKGAIEEALRCKREGKDEVILFNLCGHGHFDMAAYTAYFEGQLEDYEYDEQELAMALSGLPSVSG; this comes from the coding sequence ATGCAAACCAAGTTCCTTCTCGACGAAAGCCAGATGCCGAAATACTGGTACAACCTGCAGGCGGATTTTCCGGAACCGCTGCCGGCGGTGTTGCACCCCGCCACCAAACAGCCGGTGGGTCCGGCCGATCTGGAACCCCTGTTCCCCATGGAGCTGATCCAGCAGGAGGTGTCCACCGAGCGGGAGATCGAGATTCCCGAGCCAGTTCGCGACGTCTATCGGCTCTGGCGCCCGGCACCGCTGTATCGGGCGCATCGTCTGGAGAAGGCCCTTGGAACCCCGGCCAAGATCTTCTACAAGTACGAGGGCGTGAGCCCGGCGGGCAGCCACAAGCCCAATACCGCCATCCCGCAGGCGTTCTACAACCAGCAGGCGGGCATCCGTACCCTGACTACCGAGACCGGGGCGGGGCAGTGGGGCACCTCGCTTTCCTTCGCCGGCTCGCTGTTCGATATCGACGTGACTGTGTTCCAGGTCCGGGTTTCCTATAACCAGAAACCCTACCGCCGCGCGGTGATGGAAACCTACGGCGCGAAGTGCGTGCCGTCACCCTCCGAGCTGACCGAGTTCGGTCGCAAGGTGCTGGCCGAGAAACCCGACCACACCGGCAGCCTGGGTATCGCCATTTCCGAGGCGGTGGAGCTGGCGGTTCAGGACCCGAACACCAAGTACGCTCTGGGCTCGGTGTTGAACCACGTGCTGCTGCACCAGAGCGTGATTGGTCTGGAAGCGATGCAGCAGATGGAAATGGCCGATTGCTGGCCGGACGTGATCGTCGGTTGCACCGGCGGCGGTTCCAACTTTGCCGGCATTGCCTTCCCGTTCATGGGCCATGCCCTGCGCGGTGGAGAGAAGTCACGGATTGTGGCGGTTGAGCCCTCGGCCTGTCCCACTCTGACCCGGGGCAAGTACGCCTACGATTACGGCGATACCGCCCACATGACGCCGCTGACCAAGATGCACACCCTGGGCTCCGATTTCACTCCCCCGGGCTTCCACGCCGGTGGCCTGCGTTACCACGGCATGGCGCCGATGGTGTCCCACGCCAAGGAGCTGGGCCTGTTTGATGCAGTGTCCTATACCCAGCGCGAATGCTTCGAAGCCGGCGTGCTGTTTGCCCGCAACGAGGGCATCGTGCCGGCACCGGAGGCCAACCACGCGGTCAAGGGCGCCATCGAGGAAGCCCTGCGTTGCAAGCGGGAAGGCAAGGACGAGGTCATCCTGTTCAACCTCTGCGGTCACGGCCACTTCGACATGGCGGCCTACACCGCCTACTTCGAGGGCCAGCTTGAGGACTACGAATACGACGAGCAGGAGCTGGCCATGGCCCTCTCCGGCCTGCCGTCCGTCTCGGGCTGA
- a CDS encoding TonB-dependent receptor gives MNNHNYFPALALAPICFSVSLPAIAQSPSDTDEELVLKVTAPRLVRDLYETPAAVSVINAPDIRQGQQRLQLDESLNTVPGLFFQNRYNFAQNLRLSTRGFGARAPFGIRGIRIQVDGIPYTLPDGQSQIDAIDLDSAQRIEVIRGPASVQYGNAAGGVIDIATALGDELPPGGRLRLDGGSDGYRKAAVQGNGVDGDTSGIATLSWLTVDGHREQSEAEKGLFNARTGHDLDPGRRVTATFNVLHNPKSEDPGGLTLAQAEEDPNQATELAKRLDSSQTVNQQTLGVRFEDSAVLPGQLTLDTFYTHRDFAQQLPFPGSSRVAYDRHFYGISSEYQQESMLAGLPLVWVTGLDVHHQSDDRRRYSVSIDGDITGQTQAENQSATNVAVFGQGDLALSDALNVSLGLRFDRLRLAIDDHWLQDGDDDSGNRTFREYSGVAGISYKLAPGHQVYATLGTAFESPTFTEFANPGGGGFNPELEPQQALNRELGMRGLLGRGFSYDLAIFSIRVEDEILPFNVGDQTFYENAGETRRNGLELGLAWELSYAWRVTSALTLADYELRDFVDEQGNDASGNDIPGLPEQLWVSELEWRGPAGRFAALEWQYVGEFYAENSNQTLVSDYWLVGLRAGDSFRMADQTLNLYAGLRNLLDQEYFSNVRINANANRPVEERGYFEPGPGRTFYAGLEWVF, from the coding sequence TTGAACAATCACAACTACTTTCCAGCGCTTGCCCTGGCACCCATCTGTTTTTCTGTCTCGCTACCTGCGATTGCCCAATCGCCATCGGACACCGATGAGGAGTTGGTGCTGAAAGTCACGGCGCCGCGGCTGGTTCGGGATCTGTATGAAACCCCCGCTGCGGTCTCAGTGATTAACGCCCCGGATATCCGCCAGGGCCAGCAGCGCCTGCAACTGGACGAATCCCTCAATACCGTCCCCGGTCTGTTTTTTCAGAACCGCTACAACTTCGCCCAGAATCTCAGGTTGTCCACCCGAGGGTTTGGCGCGAGGGCGCCCTTTGGTATTCGGGGTATCCGTATTCAGGTTGATGGCATTCCCTATACCCTTCCTGACGGCCAGTCCCAGATTGATGCCATTGATCTGGATTCGGCCCAGCGAATTGAAGTCATCCGGGGGCCTGCGTCGGTTCAGTATGGTAATGCCGCAGGCGGTGTAATTGATATTGCCACCGCGTTGGGTGATGAGCTCCCCCCTGGCGGTCGGCTGCGGCTTGATGGTGGCAGTGACGGCTACCGCAAGGCTGCGGTCCAGGGTAACGGCGTTGATGGTGATACCAGTGGCATAGCCACGCTCTCCTGGCTGACCGTTGACGGCCATCGGGAGCAGAGCGAGGCGGAAAAAGGATTGTTCAATGCCCGGACAGGGCACGATCTGGACCCTGGCCGGCGGGTGACAGCCACCTTCAACGTGTTGCACAACCCGAAGTCTGAAGACCCGGGCGGGCTCACCCTGGCCCAGGCGGAAGAGGATCCGAACCAGGCCACCGAACTGGCCAAGAGGCTGGATAGTAGCCAGACCGTGAACCAGCAGACCCTGGGCGTACGATTTGAAGATTCGGCGGTTTTGCCTGGCCAACTCACCCTGGATACTTTCTATACCCACCGGGATTTTGCACAGCAACTGCCATTCCCGGGTAGCAGTCGGGTGGCCTACGACCGGCACTTTTACGGCATCAGTTCCGAGTACCAGCAGGAATCGATGCTCGCCGGGTTGCCCCTGGTGTGGGTCACCGGTCTGGATGTGCATCATCAATCCGACGACAGGCGCCGCTATTCGGTGTCCATCGATGGCGATATCACCGGCCAGACCCAAGCGGAAAATCAGAGCGCCACCAATGTGGCGGTATTTGGCCAGGGCGATCTGGCGCTCAGCGATGCACTCAATGTATCCCTGGGTCTGCGGTTCGACCGGTTGCGACTGGCCATTGATGACCACTGGCTGCAAGACGGTGACGATGATTCGGGCAACCGTACTTTCCGGGAGTACAGTGGCGTTGCCGGCATCAGCTACAAACTGGCTCCAGGGCACCAGGTGTACGCCACTCTGGGTACGGCGTTTGAGTCGCCCACCTTTACCGAATTCGCCAATCCCGGCGGCGGTGGTTTCAATCCCGAGCTGGAGCCTCAGCAGGCGTTGAATCGCGAGCTGGGTATGCGCGGATTGCTGGGTCGCGGTTTCAGCTACGATCTCGCCATTTTCTCCATCCGGGTGGAGGATGAGATTCTGCCTTTTAATGTGGGGGATCAGACCTTTTATGAAAATGCCGGTGAAACCCGGCGCAATGGCCTGGAGCTGGGGCTGGCCTGGGAGCTTTCCTACGCCTGGCGAGTGACCAGCGCCCTGACCCTCGCCGATTACGAATTACGGGACTTTGTTGACGAACAGGGCAACGATGCCAGCGGCAACGACATCCCCGGCCTCCCGGAGCAGCTATGGGTGAGCGAGCTGGAGTGGCGCGGACCAGCCGGCCGTTTCGCGGCGCTTGAGTGGCAGTATGTAGGCGAGTTCTATGCCGAGAACAGTAATCAGACCCTGGTGAGTGATTACTGGCTGGTAGGTCTGCGTGCCGGCGATTCCTTCCGGATGGCGGATCAGACCCTGAACCTGTATGCCGGCCTTCGCAACCTGCTGGATCAGGAGTACTTCAGTAACGTCCGGATCAATGCCAACGCGAATCGTCCAGTGGAAGAGCGCGGCTATTTCGAACCCGGTCCCGGAAGAACTTTTTATGCGGGCCTGGAATGGGTATTCTGA
- a CDS encoding LrgB family protein — MNDPGLKDIWVYLSASPLLGLTITLVAYGLAYRLYLRTNSNPLANPVVTSVAMLIGLLLLTGTSYNDYFEGGQFVHFLLGPATVALAVPLYQQFSRLRQLWMPVTISLLCGVVIAAGSSIWLARIFSGSFEIQMSLAPKSATAPVAMGISEKIGGLPSLTAVLVVITGITGAVLGTKLFEWIRVKDDTAKGIAMGVAAHGIGTARAFQVSNQMGAFSGLAMALSAFATALLVPWLVDLLDAWIPA, encoded by the coding sequence ATGAATGATCCCGGGTTGAAGGATATCTGGGTCTACCTCTCGGCTTCGCCACTGCTGGGGCTGACCATTACCCTGGTGGCCTATGGTCTGGCCTACCGGCTTTACCTGCGCACCAATTCCAACCCCCTGGCCAATCCGGTGGTGACGTCCGTCGCCATGCTTATCGGCCTGCTGCTGCTGACCGGCACCTCCTATAACGATTATTTCGAGGGTGGCCAGTTCGTTCACTTCCTGCTTGGTCCGGCCACGGTGGCGCTGGCGGTGCCGCTGTACCAGCAGTTCTCCCGGCTGAGGCAACTCTGGATGCCGGTCACCATCTCGCTCCTGTGTGGTGTCGTAATTGCGGCTGGCAGCTCGATCTGGCTGGCGCGGATCTTCAGTGGCTCGTTCGAGATCCAGATGTCTCTGGCACCGAAATCGGCTACGGCGCCGGTGGCCATGGGCATCTCCGAGAAAATCGGCGGCCTGCCGTCACTGACGGCGGTGCTGGTGGTGATCACCGGAATCACGGGGGCGGTGCTCGGCACCAAGCTGTTCGAGTGGATTCGGGTGAAGGATGACACCGCCAAGGGCATCGCCATGGGCGTGGCTGCCCACGGGATTGGCACCGCCCGGGCGTTCCAGGTCAGTAACCAGATGGGCGCCTTCTCGGGATTGGCCATGGCACTGTCCGCATTTGCCACCGCCTTGTTGGTGCCCTGGCTGGTTGATCTGCTCGATGCGTGGATTCCCGCCTGA
- a CDS encoding CidA/LrgA family protein: MQFLNGITLLLVYQLVGEVTVRLLGVPIPGPVLGMVMLFITLWIRGSTPESVETASTGLLSHLSLLFVPAGVGMMAHFSRIADEWLPITLALLLSTVITMVATALVMQLTTRWLVGSAAKEEQNHE; encoded by the coding sequence ATGCAGTTTCTCAATGGCATAACCCTGTTGCTGGTGTACCAGTTGGTCGGAGAGGTCACCGTGCGATTGCTGGGGGTGCCCATTCCCGGACCGGTGCTGGGCATGGTGATGTTGTTCATCACCTTGTGGATTCGCGGCAGCACGCCGGAATCGGTGGAAACCGCCTCCACCGGCCTGCTCAGCCACCTGTCCCTGCTGTTTGTACCGGCGGGCGTGGGCATGATGGCGCACTTCAGCCGGATTGCCGACGAGTGGCTGCCCATTACCCTGGCGTTGCTGCTCAGCACGGTCATCACCATGGTGGCCACGGCCCTGGTGATGCAGCTGACTACAAGGTGGCTGGTGGGTTCGGCCGCAAAAGAGGAGCAGAACCATGAATGA